In Pygocentrus nattereri isolate fPygNat1 chromosome 3, fPygNat1.pri, whole genome shotgun sequence, the DNA window AGTGGGACTGCATtctatggtcagatgagaccaaaatagagctttttggcaacaaaaaTCAGAGGTGACTTTGGTACAGACACAACAATAGTCATGCAGAAAAGTGCCTCatccccactgtgaagtatggtggtggatctgtgatgctgttgggctgtttttctttcaagACCCTAGACACCTTGTTCAGGTACATGGTATCATGGACTCCATCAAGTCCCAGCAGACATTAAAGCAAAACCTGACTGCCTTAGTCAGGAAGCTGAAACTGGGTCATGGTttgatcttccagcaggacaatgatccaaagcacacctcaTAGTCAACACAACAATAATTCAGTGACCACAGAATTGAGGTTTTGCCATGGTCATCCCAGTTGCTGACCTaaaccccaaagaaaacatgttggatgagctgaagaggagagtaaCTAAAGCATGGATTCTGAAGAATCTGTAGAGGCTCTGAATGGAGGAATGGTCTCAGATCCTTTGCCATGTTCTTCTCAAAcatagttttgagaaaaaaatcatCTCACAATAAGATAATAATTTCAATCGTTGTACTTCAAATAAAGGTTCATTTTTTGTAGATATTGTTCAATttgctgtacacacacacacacacacacacacacacacacacacacatatatatatatatatatatataaatgctcCCATTATCACTCAAGCAGGAGTTAAGAGCTCTGTAATGATGAGATAAATAACTGactcatcacagtgatttatcagtctactcagaaaACTGTGTTTGTAAAGAAGTCATTAATTGAGGCTCTTCTTCAGGCTTTGTTTAATAAGCATGTTTGCTacatttattgattttaaaattcTTAATAAACAAGCACTGATGGTGTTTTTTAGAAGAGTGAATTTTTAGtaagtattctaaaagtattctcctaaaattaaaacagtaactttttttctaaatactaccttaaaatatatataacttGGAGAGAATAGATATACTTAgcttctgtattctgaatatgcaTTTTGAATACTTGAATTCCATTACATCCCAATGCTGTATATGAACACAGCCCCACAGGGAAGTAAAGAAAAGCTACTTATAAAACGAGTAGTCCTAGTCCCAAGATCTGATTGACTGAGCCGCATTCAAAGCCGTTGTAAAATCTACGATATACACACAACTATGACAGTCTCACAGCAATTAAACTCTGTTATTACTGcacaacatcacaaaaaaccctctttgactctaatgctgctcgCATTGGATTACAGTGTATATGCATGAACTAACCagtttctgtttaaactgaggaacTGGcaactttttatatttttaactatTACTAGGCTgttcagctagctaacaggctaaacaactccataattaatatcacaggccTGAAAAAAGTActtatgattcactgtaaaactgcaatataaaagtctaaagaatgtCTCTTAAATGGCTCAAATGTTACAGTAGCATCAAATTCACAGCTGAGTGAATCACAGCTGTGGTGTTTATCTTACCTGTAGCTGCCCCTCCTTTCTGCAGCTGCCCATGCTACACTGCTTGCAAGCTAACGCTAACTAGTTAGCGAACTGAGCCAGCTGATGGCTGCtcacaaatgtgtgttttaacAAAGTTCATCCTTCAGTCAGTTAGTGAAGCGAAAATGCCTCTTCtagacaataaaaaaacatgaataaagtaTAGAGTCACTTAAACAAATGGATTTTAGTCTAACATTAAAGGTCTGAAATAATTTTTGACTCAATAGTTTTGACTTTTGAGCCAGTTTGATGCAtctacaattatatatatatatatgtgtgtgtgtgtgtgtgtgagtgtgtgtgtgtatacatatatacacttttttctgtttgctcACTGTTTGCACTCCTCTCTCAGTAGTTCATTGAGCACTAAAGATGAGGAGAAGAACACTTTTGTTCAAGAGGAAACAGCTCAGACTTGCATAACCCAAACAGGAGTACATGGAGAGAAATGAACCATCCAGCTCTGCCAAAAATGTGTCTGCTTGTCAAATTCTTGCttaatatattttgtgtgtatttttattttctaataaaCCTTCTAATATAGTTTACTTTACTTTCCAATAAACCTCACATATATACACCTATTTTTAAAATTGCTCAGTAGGAGATTGCAAAGTAGAATTAAACTTATATTCTGAATAAAATTGTGCGACACTTGATTGGAATATATCCTATTGATGTCTAAATATGTCTTAACATGTGGCAATACCGTAAACCGCTGAAAGAACTGGAAgaagaaaatatccagtgacaTTAATAGCACAAATGACAGAACCATCAGATGTAGCGGCAGTATTTTTTACAAGCACTCTGTGACCCTCGTCAGCCTCCTAACTGGGTGAGTATATTTAGAGCTTATCTAATAATGTAAGGCCTGACACCAGGGAATAAGCGGCCAAGTGCGCTCCAGACTCTCTACCACAGCAGCTGCTGCCCTGTCAACCCCCTAAAAAAGGCTGCCATAACGTACAGGCTGAAAATAAACTAGAGTTACTTTATGGATGTGACATTCAATCTTCTCCAGTAGATTCATTATGACTTGTTACCACTCTTTCCCTTTGTCTATCACCTAAATGAAAGCACCGTGAGACATTCATGTGTTTCACAAGACCCTCAAACTATTCTGAGCGAAAAGGAAAAGTCCAAACTCATCATCTCATCAACAAAGCTTTTAATTGCTATCACTGTCTGATAACCATTTATTGCTTTACAATTAGAGCACCCTATCAAAGTGttacaaaacatttaaaggTTCATGTTCATTTCACCACAGGCTTTATTGAAAACCGTCTGATTATCATAATCCACTGCCATGATAGCAGTACATCAGACTAATAAATTTGGCGTGAGTGCTTTAGATATATTTTCatcgttttttgtttttgtttagttgaatgtgttttatttttaaataataaaaaataaaaatgggctTAGAGTTTTGACACCAATATCACTCCACAGTATTGCAATGTCCTTTATCATCCATCAGATGTCATTTCACCACACAACTCCAGGAGCACATGTGTAGCATGCTGTACGTGTCTGCTCTAAACAGGACACCACAGGCCCTAGAAACCAGTCAGCTGAGTTCTATATAaagcataataataattttcatgTAGTCGAAGAAATTTGTTCAAAGAGAACACATGTACTAGGAAAGTATTTAAAACCTTGTTAAAACTTCATCCAGATATCTAAATCTACTTATATGACATAGCCAGTAATTTTACAAACCCaacatttaaatttgattttaaattTCCCCTGTTCAAGGACAGTAtacatttacttactttttttgCAGCACATTGTGCTGACAAATACTCTCATAATAGTTCAGTTGGTACACAGGACCCATCATTATGGGGCATTTCACTGAACTCAGAATGAAACCTTATGTTTGGCATTTTGCTGCTGCATGTTCCAATTAGTCTCTCAGACAATTTCTATTGTCTGAGTCTATATTAATCCTGTAGCCAGCATTCATTTCACTACCGTACAAATTACCAGGGTCTGTAGAGTGTTATTCAAACCCGAATGTCTGGAGAGGCTCCACTTCTATTCCCACTGTTCCGATAAACAAACAGTACATAGTCTCCTTTTATCTACAGTTTACTGTTTTGTTCAAAGTAATTCAATTATTTTACGGTCATTTAAGTATGTCATGGTTGTTCACAGCTACAAAAGCATGGTAATTACCTATGTTGCTTCTTTCAAACATAATtctgaaacattttaacacttgCATGCTAACTGAATAATAGGGCAGATCAGGGAGAACTCTAACACTGAGTAGGTGGTAACACCCTCTGTACTGTGCACAATGTGCTGTATGGATATTGACCAAAGTCTACCGGGCCACctcacatttttacatgatcccACTCAGGTAAAGCAAACTACAACCGCTAATGAAAATTTGACTGTGCACCTACATCAACCGCCTCTCTTTCTTAAACTCAAAAGGTTTGGTGTAGATTAAAATGTTTAGTATTaggatttttcttttgttttctgctcttaatttcagaagaaattctTCATACTCCACCTGCTGTTACAACCTATTCCTGTAGTGGGGCAGGTTGTAACAGCAAAACTTTTTGGATTTGACAAACTTACTGAGCAGTAGTTTTCTACACTACACTGTACATTTTCCTCTTTATGAAAAGCAGGCTAAATGACAAAGTGGAGTGTTGAGTTTTCCAATGAGATATCAGCAACCGGAATATTAGCTTTGCTCTTAACAGGAAACTTCTGCTCTTCCTAGAATGTAGAGGTGTGTCCTAAAACACATGCCATACTGTTGGCATACTATACTCAAATGAGACTTGGACATTAAAGTCGCACCctgatgcaaaaaaaacaaattattcaGCAGTGACTACATAAGGAAGCAGTATAGTACAGGTATGTACACCTGTAATGTGTTTCTGCATTACCTGTTTGACCCACAAACTGGAACTATTCAAACAGGAAGAACTTCAGGCTTGCATGcttcaaaaaatatatttcagtacTGCTACCATTGTGGACTCTTTGCAGCAAGTTCAGTCAAATAAGTGTTGCTCTTGAATGAGCCACCTTGCCAGTGTCTTACATGATTTTACACAAGTATGGCATTAATTGGAAGGAAACAAGATTCTGATTCTAACATGGGTGGGTGAACAAAAAGGCTTTTGTTGGCGGCCTTAGCATCACAGCAAAAAGAGAAGCCATTGTGCATTAGAAAGGGTCCTTATGGGTCAGGTCCTCGTCCTGTAATGGATCCATTGCCTCAGCTGAAAAGTGTACACATTCAGATCATAACTGTGCCACAGCTTACCAAGTGTATTTGTTGTTGGTGAAAAGCTTCCCCATCTGTACCACAATGAAGCATTtactttaaagaaagaaagattacACTTCAGGGTGAGTttaggttttgtttgttttttattacgTGAAAATACATGCCTCCATCCCTGAAAAATAAAGACTTACTTTTGATGTAGGAGACAGAAAATCTTGAGAGCACAACGTTCTCACTTTTTTGTGCATCGGTTTTGTTTTAGGCACTTGGAATTACAATAAACATTCCCTTcttcacaaaaataaaatgtctttggtCCTTTAAACAACTGAAAGAGGAAAACAGAGGCTGATTGAAACCACAGTCAGGCAAAAGGGAAAAGAAATGTATAACTTGTTGCCTCAAAAATGCAGcctttttgttaaaaaaaaaaagtcccataGTCTTTTTAGGTTTAAAGCATTGTATACATGGTATATGGACAGAAAAAATGCTGCAAATCCAAGCCGTAATAACTGCTACATTTGAAGACCCACATCCACAGCAAAACACATCTGAGACTGCAATAGAATATGCATTAGAATTGGCTCATACAGCAGTAAATGATTAGTCCACCTCAGAGTCACTTGTTTTCCcttctgtttttaattgaatttgTTTTTCATAGTGGAGACTGAAACCACTGGGCTTTTCACTGTGCCTGCATATCACCTCTCAGGAAGGTGGGTGGGATGGACACAAAAGGTTCTCTCTTTTGGATGCAAGGTCTGTGGGTCAGTTACAGGGCAGCCAAGTCTGGTAGGAGTTACTGCAGGTATGGATCAGTGGCTGCACATGTGCtatgtagtagttattgaaATTAATATCCCGGACGTAAGGGGCAGGCTGGTAGTAGCATGTGACGTTGGTGACAGTGGGGATGGCGTTTTGCTCAGCCAGCACCCGCAGCGCAAGCATGGAAATGAGATTTAACGTCTGACGCCTCTCATGTCCCATCAGGCACACCGTACTCTCGTTGACCACATGGTACAGTGTTACTAGACAGTCATAGCGCTTGTGTTCCATGCCTGCAAAGTGGTTCTGGAGGTAGGCCTCCAGCTTcctctgctgctcactgatGTCAGAAAAGTCAATGAAAAACCGTGAGCACATGTAGCGCTGGAGCGATTTCATCTCAGTCTCTGACCTGGGCTGGAAACCTCGAACCAGAAGGTGACAGTACTTTAAAAGGCCGCCTCCCCGGATCTCCTCAGGGCTGCGTGTGGCGATAATTTTTTCACAAAGATGGCTGAGAGCCTCCTCAAAGTCTCCATAAACACTTTCCCCCAAAACAGTGGGGTGGAAGCTCTCAGACATTGGTGTCTCTGAACAGCGGTCAAAGAGCAGCAGCGAGTCCAAGCCTATCTGAAAAGAGTCCACGCTGAACTCAAACTGCCGCCTCAGAGAGTCCACAAACTTAAGTTCCACGTTCTTGCCGGTGTTGTTGGAGAGGGAGATGAGGCTCCAGCGGTCAGTGTCATTGCAAACCTTCACCAATTTCTGCACGTAAGCCTCTTTCAGAGTAAGTGCTGTGATTCGTTCTTTACTGACCCCTTCAGGGAGGAAGTCAAGAAGACTATCCAGAACTACGTCCTTAACCAAATGAAAGGCCTGGTCATCAGACAGCGAAACTCCAAAGATCAGGTCCAAGTCCTTGTAGCCAAGTCCTGTGTCCTGGTGCAGAACATGACTGGCAGCAGAGCCGTTCAGCCTTACGTCTCTTACAGTAACTCCTCGCTCCTCAAGCCGTGCTCGTACAACCTAGAACGACAACAAACATTAATGTTCAACAATAAAATTAAGTAATCAATAAATACTCACATATACAAAATAAGACAGGAAATACTCCAAACAGCTTGCTAACAAGCCTGTGgactaaacatttttttttttaaatgcgtAAAGCTGGCCTTACTGACTTTACTAAGCTAATCAAATGTGACTAGAAATGGCACAACACAACTTATTTCTTTCCAGATACTGATACTAATATTGAAACCTTGATTACCAGTGAACAGCAATCggatatttttctttaaaaactgcaaagctttaaaatgagctattttaatTGAAGTGCTTCACTTATGTTTAGTATCTAAgtgcctgtttacaccttgtaTTTGTGTCCAGATCACATCTGACTGGATTCTGTTTATAACTGCACTAAGGGTGCAGTTTAGTGACCAGATGGGCTCTAATTTTGCTTTCCCCAGATTAAAAGCATATCAAcacattttgttgccattttacttttgtttactttttaagaGTTGAAAAGCTTGACTGGGACTTTTTCCTTGGCCCAGAGTGCAAGAAGGTTTTTTGTTTGGAGAACTCTGGTCTCATGTATCCTCCATCTTTTGTTCAAACTCTCACCTGTTAATCAGCACTTGGTAGGCAGTTTTCCACAAATTTAACTGTATACAGATATTAAAACTCATTTACACTTGGGTAAAATGTAATCAAGATCTGTCTCTAacctccaaatgtggtttgagtgatccaATCGTAATCCAATCACACCACATTCTGGGTGGGTTTACACCTGACTTTTTATGCActcaaatgaaatcaaaatatgaTCGCTGAAAACACATGCATGCAAGGTGTAATCAGGCCCCTAAAACTAGGTTGACATGCTTAAACTACCCAAACATTTTTCAAGAGCACTTTACAAGACATATACAGTTAATAACAGCAATTTTGAAAACAGGCTTCTTTCAGGTTTGGATCTAATGCATCTTTTTCTTCCTCCAATATCATATCAACAATACAACATTGTCTGCTTCTGTCTGCCCGATACCAATCGATACCGGTATGCCATCTGACCCATTTTGCGACACTGACAAGTTAACTACTCCATCAAATTACCATGACCTCAATGTCCACATCAACATACTAGATCCATCTTTATGAGAGCTCCTGTGCTCATTCACATGGACACTACAACTGAGCAAGATTCTCCATGTTCCCAATACAGCCTACGCATGTAAAAGAGGTACATTACTGGTAAAACTTTCCCTGGATCAACAAGTTCACTTACAAACACTCCCACACACCGAGACCTTTAGCAAGCAAACATGACCCAGAATACCTTTAGCAAGCAGCCCGAGGTCATCAAAAAGAATGGCCACTGTTTGTTTCCATCAATAACACATGTGTTTAAGTGAAGAGCTCAACACAAAAAGAGCACACTTAACAGAatctttgaaaagaaaaggaTGACTTGCTGTGAGATACTGAGTCAGAAGGTCATGGGTTAATATGAGCTAAATCTGTCTATGATCAAGAGGAATTAAGATCATCACAGGCAGCCTGTATTCCCTTCCTCATACTGAGAGGCACTCTGAGCCAGCAGGAAGAAAATTAGAGGGCAGCAGCACATTGCTGTGGTCCTACTGCCCTGACTGATGCTGGGCGGTTTGTGCTCCCTCCCAAATGCAGTGTTGGCTGTTTGACAGGCTGACTAAGTACAGAAAGGTTAAAGACATGGCAGAAAAATAGAGCAGGCAGGAAAAaggtcagagagaaagaaatcctAGATTTGATCTACAGAAGCACTGCATGAGTGTATCTTACTCAGCATATCTTATATTCTTATTACCAATGATACCAGACTATTTGTGCCCTGAAAGCTGTTTCAATGAAACACATTAATGATGTATAAGCCTTATGCCTCATCCATGGCCCTGTCACATTAGCATCAGCCAGACGGAAAAACGTCTCACAGTCAGATCATTGGTTTGCTATTTTTACATGTTAGGCCAAGCTGTGACTGTGGAAAAAATGCAAAGGGTGAACCCACAATAAATGGCATGTCTTAGCCTGAAGCACTATAATCATATTTCAAAGAGCAGGTATAGTAGGTTTTCTTTATTGTCAGCAACTGCTGCTGTTTGCGGCTGCATCAAAGATTAGACCTTTTTAAAAACACGCCTGCAGGTACTTCATTACATGATCATTTAAACACCTGAGCAATGTTAATATGAATCTGTTTTACTttcatttcacagtgtgcagtgTGCTCTTCTGTGAAACTAGCGTACATGATTTTGTACTAAGATTACGCACAGGGTATGGCAGAGCAGGGAAATGGTGTTTGCTGTattattatcaaaataaaacCTAATTCAATATCTCAGCTCAGTAATGCATGGCTGTAACAAATTGAACATATCCTTAAGTAAgtaagtatataaataaatactcccactcacattaaaaatatgtttcctAAATAGATCTTTGCTTGGACATTCCATTTTAGCTGAAAAACATAAGTATTTATACtttgtgaaggttctttaacatttaaaatattcttcccacttgcacatctcatttGCCTAAACTGTCTATTTAAATAACAATATATTAAAAGCTAATTTTAAGGAagtaaaagtggttcttttatggcacAGATGATAACTGTGGGCAGGGGTACTGCAAAGTTTGGAGATTTCTCTACTAAACCTAGCAATTACCCGCTGAGTTGAGCCAGGTGAgtttgagcaggaaaacacCAAACTGTATGAACTAAAGCCCTCCAGGACCAAAAGGCCTCATCCCTGTCCTTATGGCATCACTTCAAGGTGCCTTTTTTTTGGCACTTCTATTTTTAGAAGTGCAGTACATTGCAGAATGTATATGGCCGctgccagaacaaaaccttatatcgcCATTTTTGTTACTTTCAATTCTTTACCAAATTTGAAAAGACCAGGTGCCACTTACACTGTGTCAGACTTTCATGATGAACAAGCCagtagaaatgttccaaaattacttagaataaAGTATTACTGTGTTAACTCAGTGTTAAAGCTCAGAACgtctttccttcttctgtaaagttactattttggaaattttatttcaacagtgaTGGTAATCTGGGCAAGTGTATgttctgaagaacattttaagcacatttaaagtttatttaagtaTATTTTAATCACAGTTAAGTTTACTCATGCATTCTTTGTGAAACGACAGCTCTGAAAAAAGTGTCTGTATTATCACTTCTTTTGCCACTGTTTCTTTAAAgctaaaggaaaaaaagtatCAGCATTCATTTTAACCCTACCGGCTGAAAATGCACTAGAATTAACAGCAATGTTTCTACTAAATATTGTGTTAtcttctcactgtctgtctatACCTCCTTTAGGTACATGGGGTCAAAGGCCAGATAGTTACATTAACTTAGGAAACTGTTGAAGCTGTCCAAAGGGCATATTCACATGCTGAGTAATCCAACATCACAGAGTTTTACAGTCACTGAAATGTCGTAACTCAACACTAATTAAGGAGCAGGGCATATTTTTCCCACAAAAAAGTCTAATCTGATTAGACATTAACCGtactgttaatggaataatgaTTTTTGACTGCTTGAAAGCAATGGTCCATCAGCTTTCATTTTATCATATGTGTAATTAAAGGTTGTATTTGTGAGTTACTTCTTTCGGTTCAAAGCACAgatcactgtctgaaactcagTCTGCGCTGGCAGATGGGGTG includes these proteins:
- the tent5ba gene encoding terminal nucleotidyltransferase 5ba; the protein is MSPGDASEQSRRFCVLSWEQVQRLDSILGETVPIHGRGNFPTLSVQPRQIVQVVRARLEERGVTVRDVRLNGSAASHVLHQDTGLGYKDLDLIFGVSLSDDQAFHLVKDVVLDSLLDFLPEGVSKERITALTLKEAYVQKLVKVCNDTDRWSLISLSNNTGKNVELKFVDSLRRQFEFSVDSFQIGLDSLLLFDRCSETPMSESFHPTVLGESVYGDFEEALSHLCEKIIATRSPEEIRGGGLLKYCHLLVRGFQPRSETEMKSLQRYMCSRFFIDFSDISEQQRKLEAYLQNHFAGMEHKRYDCLVTLYHVVNESTVCLMGHERRQTLNLISMLALRVLAEQNAIPTVTNVTCYYQPAPYVRDINFNNYYIAHVQPLIHTCSNSYQTWLPCN